The Nocardioides sp. S5 genome includes a window with the following:
- a CDS encoding cysteine desulfurase, with product MLPDLDVIRKDFPILERTLGGGVPLVYLDSANTSQKPQVVIDTMVDHLERHNANIARAMHQLGAESTEAYEGARDKVAAFLNAPSRNEVVFTKNATEALNLLARTIELGPGDNVVITEMEHHSNIVSWQLACERSGAELRWFGLTDEGELDLGNADQLVDENTKVLAFTWVSNMLGTINPVTDLVERARAFGALSVIDASQAAPQLPVDVQAVGCDFLVFTGHKVCGPTGIGVLWGREELLNALPPFHGGGEMIETVTMARSTYAKVPHRFEAGTPPIVEAVGLGCAVDYLGHIGLEAIHAHEQAITAYALEGLQSVPGLRVMGPLDATRRGGAISFELDGVHPHDIAQVLDSRGVAVRAGHHCAKPAHARFGVQSSTRMSSYLYTTPAEIDALVEGLHHTRSYFKVG from the coding sequence CTGCTTCCTGACCTGGACGTGATCCGCAAGGACTTCCCGATCCTCGAGCGCACGCTCGGGGGTGGGGTGCCGCTGGTCTACCTCGACAGCGCCAACACCTCGCAGAAGCCGCAGGTGGTCATCGACACGATGGTCGACCACCTCGAGCGCCACAACGCCAACATCGCCCGCGCGATGCACCAGCTCGGCGCGGAGTCGACCGAGGCCTACGAGGGCGCTCGCGACAAGGTCGCTGCCTTCCTCAACGCGCCGTCGCGCAACGAGGTGGTCTTCACCAAGAACGCCACCGAGGCGCTCAACCTGCTGGCGCGCACGATCGAGCTCGGCCCCGGCGACAACGTCGTCATCACCGAGATGGAGCACCACTCCAACATCGTGTCGTGGCAGCTGGCCTGCGAGCGCTCGGGCGCGGAGCTGCGCTGGTTCGGGCTGACCGACGAGGGCGAGCTCGACCTGGGCAACGCCGACCAGCTCGTCGACGAGAACACCAAGGTCCTCGCCTTCACCTGGGTCTCCAACATGCTCGGCACGATCAACCCGGTCACCGACCTGGTCGAGCGTGCCCGCGCGTTCGGCGCGCTGTCGGTCATCGACGCCTCGCAGGCCGCACCGCAGCTCCCGGTCGACGTGCAGGCCGTCGGCTGCGACTTCCTGGTCTTCACCGGCCACAAGGTCTGCGGCCCGACGGGCATCGGCGTGCTGTGGGGTCGCGAGGAGCTGCTCAACGCGCTCCCGCCCTTCCACGGTGGCGGCGAGATGATCGAGACCGTGACCATGGCGCGCTCGACCTACGCGAAGGTGCCCCACCGCTTCGAGGCCGGCACCCCGCCGATCGTCGAGGCGGTCGGGCTCGGCTGCGCGGTCGACTACCTCGGCCACATCGGGCTCGAGGCGATCCACGCCCACGAGCAGGCGATCACGGCGTACGCCCTCGAGGGCCTGCAGTCGGTCCCCGGCCTGCGGGTGATGGGTCCGCTCGACGCCACGCGGCGCGGCGGTGCGATCTCCTTCGAGCTTGACGGCGTCCACCCCCACGACATCGCCCAGGTGCTCGACTCGCGCGGCGTCGCAGTGCGCGCCGGGCACCACTGCGCCAAGCCCGCGCACGCCCGCTTCGGGGTGCAGAGCTCGACGCGGATGTCGTCCTACCTCTACACGACGCCGGCCGAGATCGACGCGCTCGTGGAGGGCCTCCACCACACCCGCAGCTACTTCAAGGTGGGATGA
- the sufC gene encoding Fe-S cluster assembly ATPase SufC, which produces MSKLVITDLHVTVDTEDGPKEILKGVTLTINDGETHAIMGPNGSGKSTLAYSIAGHPKYTITGGSVTLDGQDVLSLSVDERARAGLFLAMQYPVEVPGVSVSNFLRTAKTAIDGAAPKLRTWVKDVNAALEQLNLDPTFGTRNVNEGFSGGEKKRHEIAQLELLDPKVAVLDETDSGLDIDALKIVSEGVNRFRAREGKGVLLITHYTRILRYIEPDHVHVFVDGKVAASGGKELADQLEAEGYDRYLNPASA; this is translated from the coding sequence ATGAGCAAGCTCGTCATCACCGACCTGCACGTCACCGTCGACACCGAGGACGGCCCCAAGGAGATCCTCAAGGGCGTCACCCTGACCATCAACGACGGCGAGACGCACGCCATCATGGGTCCCAACGGCTCCGGCAAGTCGACCCTGGCCTACTCCATCGCCGGCCACCCGAAGTACACGATCACCGGCGGCTCGGTCACCCTCGACGGCCAGGACGTGCTGTCGCTCTCGGTCGACGAGCGCGCCCGCGCCGGCCTGTTCCTCGCGATGCAGTACCCCGTCGAGGTCCCCGGCGTCTCGGTGTCGAACTTCCTGCGCACCGCGAAGACCGCCATCGACGGCGCGGCACCCAAGCTGCGCACGTGGGTCAAGGACGTCAACGCTGCCCTCGAGCAGCTGAACCTCGACCCGACCTTCGGCACCCGCAACGTGAACGAGGGCTTCTCCGGCGGCGAGAAGAAGCGCCACGAGATCGCTCAGCTCGAGCTGCTCGACCCGAAGGTCGCCGTCCTCGACGAGACCGACTCCGGCCTCGACATCGACGCGCTGAAGATCGTCTCCGAGGGCGTGAACCGCTTCCGGGCGCGCGAGGGCAAGGGTGTCCTGCTGATCACCCACTACACCCGCATCCTGCGCTACATCGAGCCCGACCACGTCCACGTCTTCGTCGACGGCAAGGTCGCCGCATCCGGCGGCAAGGAGCTCGCCGACCAGCTCGAGGCAGAGGGCTACGACCGCTACCTCAACCCCGCCTCGGCCTGA
- a CDS encoding metalloregulator ArsR/SmtB family transcription factor, which yields MTGSTAGAPTRAPASPDGDAPTRDRVARTILENGPSTAADLAGRLDLTPAAVRRHLEHLLAEGIVESREQKVYGTRGRGRPARVFALTEAGRDSFDQQYDDLAVQAMRFLAETQGEDAVVEFARRRVAFVERDYAVVTAADPDLTPAEALARVFTQNGYAASVRDLPVVGEQLCQQHCPVSHVAHEFPQLCEAETEAIASVLGTHVQRLATIAHGDGVCTTCIPQTLKTDPQTDPKKEQS from the coding sequence TTGACCGGATCGACCGCAGGAGCGCCCACCCGCGCTCCGGCGAGCCCTGACGGGGACGCGCCGACGCGCGACCGCGTGGCGCGCACGATCCTGGAGAACGGACCGTCCACCGCGGCCGACCTCGCCGGGCGCCTCGACCTGACGCCGGCCGCCGTGCGCCGCCACCTCGAGCACCTGCTCGCGGAGGGCATCGTGGAGTCGCGCGAGCAGAAGGTCTACGGCACGCGCGGTCGCGGTCGCCCGGCGCGCGTCTTCGCGCTCACCGAGGCGGGGCGCGACAGCTTCGATCAGCAGTACGACGACCTCGCCGTGCAGGCGATGCGGTTCCTCGCCGAGACCCAGGGCGAGGACGCCGTCGTCGAGTTCGCCCGCCGTCGCGTCGCCTTCGTCGAGCGCGACTACGCCGTCGTCACTGCTGCTGACCCCGACCTGACGCCTGCCGAGGCGCTCGCGCGGGTCTTCACCCAGAACGGCTACGCCGCGTCGGTGCGCGACCTGCCGGTCGTGGGGGAGCAGCTGTGCCAGCAGCACTGCCCGGTCTCCCACGTCGCCCACGAGTTCCCGCAGCTGTGCGAGGCCGAGACCGAGGCGATCGCGTCCGTGCTCGGCACCCACGTCCAGCGGCTCGCGACCATCGCCCACGGCGACGGTGTGTGCACCACCTGCATCCCCCAGACCCTCAAGACGGACCCTCAGACGGACCCCAAGAAGGAGCAGTCATGA
- the sufB gene encoding Fe-S cluster assembly protein SufB, translated as MTQNLSIEEMNPELKGIGRYEFGWSDSDAAGSVAKRGLSEDVVRDISGLKSEPQWMLDLRLKGLKLFHRKPMPTWGSDLSTIDFDNIKYFVRSSEKQAATWDDLPEDIKNTYDKLGIPEAEKQRLVSGVAAQYESEVVYHSIREDLEEQGVIFVDTDTALKEHEELFKEYFGTVIPVGDNKFAALNTSVWSGGSFIYVPKGVHVDIPLQAYFRINTENMGQFERTLIIVDEDAYVHYVEGCTAPIYSSDSLHSAVVEIIVKKGGRCRYTTIQNWSNNVYNLVTKRATCEAGATMEWVDGNIGSKVTMKYPAIYLMGEHAKGETLSIAFAGEGQHQDAGAKMVHAAPHTSSSILSKSVARGGGRTSYRGLIQVNEGAHGSKSNVLCDALLVDQISRSDTYPYVDIREDDVSMGHEASVSKVSDDQLFYLMSRGMEQDEAMAMIVRGFVEPIAKELPMEYALELNRLIELQMEGAVG; from the coding sequence ATGACCCAGAACCTGAGCATCGAAGAAATGAACCCGGAGCTCAAGGGCATCGGCCGCTACGAGTTCGGCTGGTCCGACAGCGACGCGGCGGGCTCCGTCGCCAAGCGCGGCCTCAGCGAGGACGTCGTACGCGACATCTCCGGTCTCAAGAGCGAGCCGCAGTGGATGCTCGACCTGCGCCTGAAGGGCCTCAAGCTCTTCCACCGCAAGCCGATGCCGACGTGGGGCTCGGACCTCAGCACGATCGACTTCGACAACATCAAGTACTTCGTGCGCTCCAGCGAGAAGCAGGCGGCCACGTGGGACGACCTCCCCGAGGACATCAAGAACACCTACGACAAGCTCGGCATCCCCGAGGCCGAGAAGCAGCGTCTCGTCTCCGGCGTGGCCGCCCAGTACGAGTCCGAGGTCGTCTACCACTCGATCCGCGAGGACCTCGAGGAGCAGGGCGTCATCTTCGTCGACACCGACACCGCGCTGAAGGAGCACGAGGAGCTCTTCAAGGAGTACTTCGGCACCGTCATCCCGGTCGGTGACAACAAGTTCGCCGCGCTCAACACCTCGGTGTGGTCGGGCGGCTCGTTCATCTACGTCCCGAAGGGTGTCCACGTCGACATCCCGCTGCAGGCCTACTTCCGGATCAACACCGAGAACATGGGCCAGTTCGAGCGGACGCTGATCATCGTCGACGAGGACGCCTACGTGCACTACGTCGAGGGCTGCACCGCGCCGATCTACTCCTCGGACTCGCTGCACTCCGCGGTCGTCGAGATCATCGTCAAGAAGGGTGGTCGCTGCCGCTACACGACCATCCAGAACTGGTCGAACAACGTCTACAACCTCGTCACCAAGCGTGCCACCTGCGAGGCTGGCGCGACCATGGAGTGGGTCGACGGCAACATCGGCTCCAAGGTGACGATGAAGTACCCCGCCATCTACCTGATGGGCGAGCACGCCAAGGGCGAGACGCTGTCGATCGCGTTCGCCGGCGAGGGCCAGCACCAGGACGCCGGCGCGAAGATGGTGCACGCAGCGCCGCACACGTCGAGCTCGATCCTGAGCAAGTCGGTGGCGCGCGGCGGCGGGCGTACGTCGTACCGCGGCCTCATCCAGGTCAACGAGGGCGCCCACGGCTCGAAGTCCAACGTGCTGTGCGACGCGCTGCTCGTCGACCAGATCAGCCGCAGCGACACCTACCCCTACGTCGACATCCGCGAGGACGACGTCTCGATGGGCCACGAGGCCAGCGTCTCGAAGGTCTCCGACGACCAGCTCTTCTACCTCATGTCGCGTGGCATGGAGCAGGACGAGGCGATGGCGATGATCGTGCGCGGCTTCGTCGAGCCGATCGCCAAGGAGCTGCCGATGGAGTACGCCCTCGAGCTCAACCGCCTCATCGAGCTCCAGATGGAAGGGGCCGTGGGCTGA
- a CDS encoding aminoglycoside adenylyltransferase domain-containing protein, with amino-acid sequence MLNPHPTRYAELNGVLHVLVTGAQQALGESFAGAYLQGSFALGAGDLHSDCDFVVVVRRRPDAAQEAALRALHRDLPHRDGHWYGHLEGSYAVAEDLRSVDGLGREWLHVDHGHDEMTWSTHCNQPWTRWILREHGITLVGPCPVAVVGEVPDEVLRASARAGLASLTDDIAAWCSSDVAWCQRYLVVQASRSLYTVRTGEVASKRDALRWAMVHGDARWRPLLQQVLADRDLGLDPQAAPRPGSMEAARDFAAYVAAVA; translated from the coding sequence GTGCTGAACCCCCACCCCACGCGCTACGCCGAGCTCAACGGCGTGCTCCACGTGCTCGTCACGGGCGCCCAGCAGGCGCTGGGGGAGTCGTTCGCGGGCGCCTACCTGCAGGGTTCGTTCGCGCTCGGCGCTGGTGACCTGCACAGCGACTGCGACTTCGTCGTCGTGGTGCGGAGGCGTCCCGACGCTGCCCAGGAGGCGGCGCTGCGCGCGCTCCACCGGGATCTGCCGCACCGGGACGGGCACTGGTACGGCCACCTCGAGGGCTCGTACGCCGTCGCCGAGGACCTGCGCTCGGTCGACGGCCTGGGTCGCGAGTGGCTCCACGTCGACCACGGCCACGACGAGATGACATGGTCGACCCACTGCAACCAGCCGTGGACGCGCTGGATCCTGCGTGAGCACGGCATCACGCTCGTCGGGCCGTGCCCGGTGGCGGTGGTCGGCGAGGTGCCGGACGAGGTTCTGCGCGCCAGTGCGCGCGCGGGCCTCGCGAGCCTCACCGACGACATCGCGGCCTGGTGCTCCTCGGACGTCGCCTGGTGCCAGCGCTACCTCGTCGTCCAGGCCAGCCGCAGCCTCTACACCGTCCGCACCGGCGAGGTCGCGAGCAAGCGCGACGCGCTGCGCTGGGCGATGGTCCACGGCGACGCGCGGTGGCGACCGCTGCTCCAGCAGGTGCTGGCCGACCGCGACCTCGGGCTCGACCCGCAGGCTGCGCCGCGACCGGGCTCGATGGAGGCAGCTCGGGACTTCGCGGCGTACGTCGCCGCCGTCGCCTGA
- a CDS encoding superoxide dismutase: MRRFLVPALTAVLGLSALTATSPASAALAERDKPFPSRIELPDGFEPEGIAIGPGAKAWLGSLADGDIYRVSLRTGEGEVVVDGTGTPAVGLKSDRRARLFVAGGGSGTARVIETRSGDVTDYDLDGAFVNDVVLTKRAAWFTDSGLPQLYRVARDAKGAAAATATTLPLTGEWVQGTGFGANGISTTPTGGDLLVINSGTGVLYRVDPSTGVATAVDLGGTSLTMGDGMLRHGRLLYVVRNRINEIAVIRLDRTGSSGELVRTITAEDLDESTSFDVPTTVSKFGGKLYLPNARFGTTATPDTDYWVTKVRAKP, from the coding sequence GTGCGCCGCTTCCTCGTCCCCGCCCTCACCGCCGTCCTCGGGCTCAGCGCCCTGACCGCCACGTCCCCCGCGTCGGCGGCACTCGCCGAACGCGACAAGCCCTTCCCCTCACGCATCGAGCTGCCCGACGGCTTCGAGCCCGAGGGCATCGCGATCGGTCCCGGCGCGAAGGCCTGGCTGGGCTCGCTCGCCGACGGCGACATCTACCGCGTCTCGCTGCGCACCGGCGAGGGCGAGGTCGTCGTCGACGGCACCGGCACCCCCGCGGTCGGCCTGAAGTCCGACCGTCGCGCCCGGCTCTTCGTCGCCGGCGGCGGCTCCGGCACCGCCCGCGTGATCGAGACCCGCTCGGGCGACGTCACCGACTACGACCTCGACGGCGCCTTCGTCAACGACGTGGTCCTCACCAAGCGGGCCGCCTGGTTCACCGACTCCGGCCTGCCGCAGCTCTACCGCGTCGCGCGCGACGCGAAGGGCGCAGCTGCCGCGACGGCGACCACGCTCCCGCTGACCGGCGAGTGGGTGCAGGGCACCGGCTTCGGCGCCAACGGCATCAGCACGACGCCCACCGGCGGCGACCTGCTCGTCATCAACTCCGGCACCGGCGTGCTCTACCGCGTCGACCCGTCGACCGGGGTCGCGACCGCGGTGGACCTGGGTGGCACCTCGCTCACCATGGGCGACGGCATGCTCCGCCACGGCCGGCTGCTCTACGTCGTGCGCAACCGCATCAACGAGATCGCCGTGATCCGCCTCGACCGCACGGGGTCCAGCGGCGAGCTCGTGCGGACCATCACCGCCGAGGACCTCGACGAGTCGACGAGCTTCGACGTGCCGACCACTGTTTCGAAGTTCGGCGGAAAGCTCTACCTGCCCAACGCGCGCTTCGGCACCACCGCGACCCCCGACACCGACTACTGGGTGACGAAGGTCCGCGCGAAGCCGTGA
- a CDS encoding metal-sulfur cluster assembly factor: MTDQQIDHGDLPDVPEASAGGGTSTVTVDDVTEAMKDVVDPEFGINVVDLGLVYDVHLDEHSNAVLDMTLTSAACPLTDVIMDQTNAALEGLVNDVAINWVWMPPWGPDKITDDGREQLRALGFNV, encoded by the coding sequence ATGACTGACCAGCAGATCGACCACGGCGACCTGCCCGACGTGCCCGAGGCGAGCGCCGGAGGCGGCACGTCGACGGTGACCGTCGACGACGTCACCGAGGCGATGAAGGACGTCGTCGACCCCGAGTTCGGGATCAACGTCGTCGACCTCGGCCTCGTCTACGACGTGCACCTCGACGAGCACAGCAACGCCGTGCTCGACATGACGCTGACGTCCGCGGCCTGCCCGCTGACCGACGTGATCATGGACCAGACCAACGCCGCCCTCGAGGGCCTCGTCAACGACGTCGCGATCAACTGGGTCTGGATGCCGCCGTGGGGTCCGGACAAGATCACCGACGACGGCCGCGAGCAGCTGCGCGCCCTCGGCTTCAACGTCTGA
- a CDS encoding ABC transporter permease, which produces MSTIERPEIRTTGLLTQSWAIARRNFRHIRRMPEMLLDVTIQPVMFVLLFAYVFGSSIDVATPAGYRAFLLAGIMAQTVAFASFIVAVGLTADLDKGIVDRMRSLPINPAAVLVGRSISSLAHASIGLVVMSLTGLVIGWRIHTNVFEAALGYLLLLGWGFAMIWVGIWVGSAMRSVEAVNGVMFATMFPITFLANTFAPTDRMPTVLRFIAEWNPISSLTQAVRELWGNDQPLAEGAAFPMHHPIPFTIGWIILITAVVAPLAIRTFRSRTAD; this is translated from the coding sequence ATGAGCACGATCGAACGACCCGAGATCCGCACCACCGGCCTGCTCACCCAGTCGTGGGCGATCGCTCGCCGCAACTTCCGCCACATCCGCCGGATGCCGGAGATGCTGCTCGACGTCACCATCCAGCCGGTGATGTTCGTGCTGCTCTTCGCCTACGTCTTCGGCTCGTCCATCGACGTGGCCACGCCCGCCGGCTACCGCGCCTTCCTGCTTGCCGGGATCATGGCGCAGACGGTGGCCTTCGCCTCCTTCATCGTCGCGGTCGGGCTCACCGCCGACCTCGACAAGGGCATCGTCGACCGGATGCGCTCGTTGCCGATCAACCCGGCCGCGGTGCTGGTCGGTCGCAGCATCTCGAGCCTTGCCCACGCGTCGATCGGCCTGGTGGTGATGTCGCTGACCGGCCTCGTCATCGGCTGGCGCATCCACACCAACGTCTTCGAGGCCGCACTGGGCTACCTCCTGCTGCTCGGCTGGGGATTCGCGATGATCTGGGTGGGCATCTGGGTCGGCTCCGCGATGCGCTCGGTCGAGGCGGTCAACGGGGTCATGTTCGCGACGATGTTCCCGATCACGTTCCTGGCCAACACCTTCGCGCCCACCGACCGGATGCCCACGGTGCTGCGCTTCATCGCCGAGTGGAACCCGATCTCCTCGCTCACCCAGGCGGTGCGCGAGCTCTGGGGCAACGACCAGCCACTGGCCGAGGGCGCGGCCTTCCCGATGCACCACCCGATCCCGTTCACGATCGGCTGGATCATCCTGATCACCGCCGTGGTGGCCCCGCTCGCGATCCGCACGTTCCGCAGTCGCACGGCCGACTGA
- a CDS encoding NYN domain-containing protein, producing the protein MAERMTYLLVDGENIDATLGTSILGRRPRPEERPRWDRLLEWAERAFDQDVTGLFFLAASTEMPISFVQALLAIGFKPVPLSGEGKIVDIAIQRTAEALVDRDADVVLVSHDGDFVDQVAQLCDGSRQVGVIGFTEFVNSQFRNLPGLRIFDLEYDLGAFNTPLPRVRIIPIDQFDPLDFL; encoded by the coding sequence ATGGCCGAGCGGATGACCTACCTCCTCGTCGACGGGGAGAACATCGACGCCACCCTGGGCACCTCGATCCTGGGGCGGCGCCCCCGGCCCGAGGAGCGGCCGCGGTGGGACCGGCTGCTGGAGTGGGCCGAGCGGGCCTTCGACCAGGACGTCACCGGCCTGTTCTTCCTGGCCGCCAGCACCGAGATGCCGATCAGCTTCGTGCAGGCCCTGCTCGCGATCGGCTTCAAGCCGGTCCCGCTGAGCGGTGAGGGCAAGATCGTCGACATCGCGATCCAGCGCACCGCCGAGGCGCTCGTCGACCGTGACGCCGACGTCGTGCTCGTCAGCCACGACGGCGACTTCGTCGACCAGGTCGCGCAGCTGTGCGACGGCTCGCGGCAGGTCGGCGTCATCGGCTTCACCGAGTTCGTCAACTCGCAGTTCCGCAACCTGCCGGGCCTGCGGATCTTCGACCTCGAGTACGACCTCGGCGCCTTCAACACCCCGCTGCCGCGCGTGCGGATCATCCCGATCGACCAGTTCGACCCGCTCGACTTCCTCTGA
- a CDS encoding non-heme iron oxygenase ferredoxin subunit — MSFERACSLDEVPTDQALAVTLGRYEIAIARDGDEVFAVEDLCSHAEVALSQGEVATNDGGCQIECWLHGSMFDLRTGKPTNFPATEPVATFPVDVRANADGTSDVYVDIETTLNGVTPA, encoded by the coding sequence ATGAGTTTCGAGCGCGCCTGCTCCCTCGACGAGGTGCCGACCGACCAGGCCCTGGCCGTCACGCTCGGTCGCTACGAGATCGCCATCGCCCGTGACGGCGACGAGGTCTTCGCGGTCGAGGACCTCTGCAGCCACGCCGAGGTCGCCCTGAGCCAGGGCGAGGTCGCCACCAACGACGGCGGCTGCCAGATCGAGTGCTGGCTGCACGGGTCGATGTTCGACCTGCGCACCGGCAAGCCCACCAACTTCCCTGCGACCGAGCCGGTCGCCACCTTCCCCGTCGACGTACGCGCCAATGCCGACGGCACCAGCGACGTCTACGTCGACATCGAGACCACCCTGAACGGAGTCACCCCCGCATGA
- the sufU gene encoding Fe-S cluster assembly sulfur transfer protein SufU yields MSAELDSLYQEIILDHYKNPHHKGLRGDPSSAGTAEVHHVNPTCGDEVTLRVHLIDGPEGRVVQDVSYDAVGCSISQASTSVMADLVIGKPVDEALSVHQTFLELMQGKGQVEPDEDVLEDGIAFAGVAKFPARVKCALLSWMAWKDATTQAQSDSVPTGGVTHD; encoded by the coding sequence ATGAGTGCCGAGCTGGACTCGCTCTACCAGGAGATCATCCTGGACCACTACAAGAACCCGCACCACAAAGGACTGAGGGGCGACCCGTCCTCCGCTGGCACTGCCGAGGTGCACCACGTGAACCCGACGTGCGGCGACGAGGTCACCCTGCGCGTGCACCTCATTGACGGGCCGGAGGGTCGTGTCGTGCAGGACGTGTCCTACGACGCCGTCGGGTGCTCGATCTCCCAGGCGTCCACGTCGGTGATGGCCGACCTCGTGATCGGCAAGCCGGTCGACGAGGCCCTGTCGGTCCACCAGACCTTCCTCGAGCTCATGCAGGGCAAGGGACAGGTGGAGCCCGACGAGGACGTCCTCGAGGACGGCATCGCGTTCGCCGGTGTCGCCAAGTTCCCCGCACGCGTGAAGTGCGCGCTGCTCTCCTGGATGGCGTGGAAGGACGCGACCACCCAGGCCCAATCCGATTCGGTCCCGACCGGAGGAGTCACCCATGACTGA
- the sufD gene encoding Fe-S cluster assembly protein SufD, with the protein MTVTTDSVRSALEQAPLDKVESHLHPAGSYDVADHLVPTGREEIWRFTPLKRLKGLHADAPLDGRNTRATWDAPEGATVNVVTGDEATALRGVSGWAPNTRFTARILAEVPATLLVDVPADTEVSEPIVIDVDGTDAEVTSGAHVVLRFGTHSKAVVVLNHTGSAAVSAVVEVVVADGADASVVSIQDWADDAVHLSHHQARVGRDASYKHAAISFGGDVVRMDANVTYDGPGGSAELLGLYFADAGQHIEHRIFADHTAPRTKSHAVYKGALQGEKAHTVWVGNVLIRKVAEGIETYEENRNLVLTDGCQADSIPNLEIETGEIEGAGHASATARFDDEQLFYLQSRGVSEKEAQRLVVHGFFNDLIRKVGVPSIEARLLATVEAELAKNVLKELS; encoded by the coding sequence GTGACCGTCACCACTGATTCAGTCCGCTCCGCGCTGGAGCAGGCGCCGCTCGACAAGGTGGAGAGCCACCTCCACCCGGCCGGCTCCTACGACGTCGCCGATCACCTGGTCCCGACCGGCCGCGAGGAGATCTGGCGCTTCACGCCGCTCAAGCGGCTCAAGGGCCTGCACGCCGACGCCCCGCTCGACGGGCGCAACACCCGCGCGACCTGGGACGCCCCCGAGGGCGCCACGGTCAACGTGGTGACCGGCGACGAGGCCACCGCGCTGCGCGGCGTGAGCGGCTGGGCGCCCAACACCCGCTTCACCGCGCGGATCCTCGCCGAGGTCCCGGCGACGCTGCTGGTCGACGTGCCGGCCGACACCGAGGTGTCCGAGCCGATCGTGATCGACGTCGACGGCACCGACGCCGAGGTGACCAGCGGCGCGCACGTGGTGCTGCGCTTCGGCACCCACAGCAAGGCCGTCGTGGTGCTCAACCACACCGGCTCGGCCGCGGTCTCGGCCGTCGTCGAGGTGGTCGTGGCCGACGGGGCCGACGCCTCGGTCGTCTCGATCCAGGACTGGGCCGACGACGCCGTCCACCTCTCGCACCACCAGGCGCGCGTCGGTCGCGACGCGTCCTACAAGCACGCCGCGATCTCCTTCGGCGGCGACGTGGTGCGCATGGACGCCAACGTGACCTACGACGGCCCCGGCGGCTCCGCCGAGCTGCTCGGTCTCTACTTCGCCGACGCCGGCCAGCACATCGAGCACCGGATCTTCGCCGACCACACCGCGCCCCGCACGAAGTCGCACGCCGTCTACAAGGGCGCGCTGCAGGGCGAGAAGGCGCACACCGTGTGGGTGGGCAACGTGCTGATCCGCAAGGTCGCCGAGGGGATCGAGACCTACGAGGAGAACCGCAACCTCGTCCTCACCGACGGCTGCCAGGCCGACTCGATCCCCAACCTCGAGATCGAGACCGGCGAGATCGAGGGCGCGGGCCACGCCTCGGCCACGGCCCGCTTCGACGACGAGCAGCTGTTCTACCTCCAGTCGCGCGGCGTCTCCGAGAAGGAGGCCCAGCGCCTGGTCGTGCACGGCTTCTTCAACGACCTGATCCGCAAGGTCGGCGTGCCCTCCATCGAGGCGCGCCTGCTGGCCACGGTCGAGGCGGAGCTGGCCAAGAACGTGCTGAAGGAGCTCTCCTGA